In one window of Flavobacterium ginsengisoli DNA:
- a CDS encoding nuclear transport factor 2 family protein gives MKIYIIVFFLLFGLSANAQKKEVQQCIESFFEGFHQRDSIKIKLVCSEKMILQSISESTAKGNKLSNETANEFYKSIASIPTTLKFQEKILSYNIQIDGSMAHVWAPYEFYLNDKFSHSGVNTFTLFKEKDSWKIIYLIDTRRK, from the coding sequence ATGAAAATTTATATAATTGTTTTTTTTCTTCTTTTTGGATTATCTGCCAATGCTCAAAAAAAAGAAGTTCAGCAATGTATTGAATCATTTTTCGAAGGATTTCATCAAAGAGATTCTATAAAAATAAAATTAGTTTGTTCTGAAAAAATGATATTGCAGTCTATTAGCGAAAGCACTGCAAAAGGGAATAAATTATCTAATGAAACTGCAAATGAATTTTACAAATCCATAGCATCAATTCCCACAACTTTGAAATTTCAAGAAAAAATATTAAGTTATAATATTCAAATTGATGGATCAATGGCTCATGTTTGGGCTCCTTATGAATTTTATTTGAATGATAAGTTTAGTCATTCTGGTGTGAATACTTTTACTTTGTTTAAAGAGAAAGATTCTTGGAAAATTATTTATTTGATTGATACAAGAAGAAAATAA
- a CDS encoding DUF1569 domain-containing protein, with translation MQNVFLKEDCDQFVNRINHLKSDTQPLWGKMSVDQMLAHCNVTYEMVYDDIHKKPNAFMRFLLKSFVKDKVVDETPYPINIRTAPQFIINGNRNFELERQRLIAYINKTLELGKDNFEGKESLSFGKLSSKEWNNMFAKHLDHHFSQFGV, from the coding sequence ATGCAAAATGTTTTTCTTAAAGAAGATTGTGACCAATTTGTAAACAGAATCAATCATCTTAAATCAGATACACAACCGCTTTGGGGTAAAATGTCTGTAGATCAGATGTTAGCTCATTGTAATGTTACGTATGAAATGGTGTATGATGATATTCATAAGAAACCAAATGCGTTTATGAGATTTTTATTGAAATCATTTGTTAAGGATAAAGTAGTAGATGAGACTCCTTATCCAATAAATATACGAACAGCTCCGCAATTTATTATAAATGGTAATCGTAACTTTGAACTTGAAAGACAAAGACTTATAGCTTATATCAATAAAACTTTAGAATTAGGAAAAGATAATTTTGAAGGAAAGGAATCTCTTTCTTTTGGAAAATTATCTTCTAAAGAATGGAATAATATGTTCGCCAAACATTTAGATCATCATTTTTCTCAGTTTGGTGTTTAA
- a CDS encoding endonuclease III domain-containing protein produces MDLFGETSNWETKLKPILKKYKNKKHPLDYQNPYQLLVMVVLSAQDSDANINSIAPALFEKFPTLKSLSKTDLETFLPFISKVRNHGTKAQWLLDIATTIQEDKDIPLTMTGLTALKGIGRKSANVILRETGKPAEGIIADLHVIRVAPRIGIIKESKDGNKVEKDLMQVLPKNIWSEIGMAISFLGREICRPKPKCPECLLNDICLYYNTEILKN; encoded by the coding sequence ATGGATCTATTTGGAGAAACATCAAACTGGGAAACTAAATTAAAACCCATTTTAAAAAAGTACAAAAACAAAAAACATCCATTAGATTATCAAAATCCATATCAATTATTGGTTATGGTTGTTTTATCTGCTCAAGATTCTGATGCCAATATTAACTCAATTGCACCAGCTTTGTTTGAAAAATTCCCTACACTTAAAAGTTTATCAAAAACTGATTTAGAAACTTTTTTACCTTTTATATCGAAAGTTCGAAATCACGGAACTAAAGCTCAATGGCTTTTAGATATTGCAACAACTATACAAGAAGATAAGGATATTCCTCTAACAATGACTGGATTAACAGCATTAAAAGGAATTGGTAGAAAATCTGCAAATGTAATTTTAAGAGAAACTGGCAAACCTGCAGAAGGAATTATTGCAGATCTACATGTAATACGAGTTGCTCCAAGAATTGGAATAATTAAAGAATCTAAAGATGGAAATAAAGTAGAAAAAGATTTAATGCAAGTCTTGCCTAAAAATATTTGGTCAGAAATAGGAATGGCAATTTCCTTTTTAGGGCGTGAAATCTGCAGACCTAAACCAAAATGTCCAGAATGTCTTCTAAATGATATTTGCTTGTATTATAATACTGAAATCCTCAAAAATTAA